One Sphingobacteriales bacterium genomic window carries:
- the fabD gene encoding ACP S-malonyltransferase, translated as MKAYVFPGQGAQFVGMGKDLYLENEEAKALFEQANDILGFRISDLMFAGTEEDLRQTRITQPAIFIHSVATFFAKKTDKYPDMTAGHSLGEFSALVAAGALSFEDGLKLVRERANAMQEACELEPSTMAAVLGLDDKIVEEVCDEIEEVVVPANYNSPGQLVISGSVEGVSKACELLKARGAKRALPLKVGGAFHSPLMEPARVKLAAAIENTEFKKPVCKIYQNATAEGSDDPVVIKKNLIAQLTAPVRWSQSVENMVKDGAQVFIECGPGNVLCGLIGKIAPGKETIKL; from the coding sequence ATGAAAGCTTATGTATTTCCCGGGCAGGGAGCACAGTTTGTGGGTATGGGAAAAGACCTTTACCTCGAGAACGAAGAAGCAAAAGCCTTGTTTGAGCAAGCCAATGATATTCTTGGATTTCGCATCAGCGACCTGATGTTTGCCGGGACCGAAGAAGACCTGAGGCAGACACGTATTACCCAGCCAGCTATTTTTATTCACTCTGTGGCAACCTTTTTTGCAAAGAAAACAGATAAATATCCGGACATGACTGCCGGACATTCGCTTGGAGAGTTTTCTGCCCTGGTGGCAGCCGGAGCCCTGAGTTTTGAAGATGGATTAAAACTTGTACGTGAGAGGGCCAACGCCATGCAGGAAGCCTGCGAGCTTGAACCCTCTACCATGGCTGCTGTATTAGGTCTTGATGATAAAATTGTCGAGGAAGTTTGTGACGAAATTGAAGAAGTTGTCGTTCCGGCCAATTACAATTCTCCGGGTCAGCTGGTTATTTCCGGTTCTGTGGAAGGGGTCAGCAAAGCCTGTGAATTACTGAAAGCGAGGGGAGCCAAAAGAGCTTTACCCTTAAAAGTTGGCGGAGCTTTCCATTCCCCGCTGATGGAGCCTGCCCGTGTTAAACTGGCTGCTGCCATTGAAAACACTGAGTTTAAAAAACCGGTCTGTAAAATTTACCAGAATGCAACGGCTGAAGGCTCAGACGATCCTGTGGTGATTAAAAAGAACCTGATAGCTCAGTTAACCGCTCCGGTAAGATGGTCGCAAAGCGTTGAAAATATGGTGAAAGATGGCGCTCAGGTGTTTATTGAATGTGGCCCGGGTAATGTTTTATGCGGATTAATCGGAAAAATTGCTCCCGGAAAAGAGACTATTAAATTGTAA
- a CDS encoding 23S rRNA (pseudouridine(1915)-N(3))-methyltransferase RlmH yields MKTTFWVCGKTKQKFIAEGISFYLQRIRPFAEISYQELEVKKAQTKEEIIRAEADMILKNLKTGDYIVLLDEKGEMLSSVDFASSLSGLFSKTSGRLVFIGGGPYGFSESIYSKANYLLSLSKMTLTHELVRIFFLEQLYRAFTILKNHPYHH; encoded by the coding sequence ATGAAAACAACATTCTGGGTTTGCGGAAAAACAAAGCAGAAATTTATTGCTGAAGGTATTTCTTTTTACCTGCAAAGAATAAGACCTTTTGCTGAGATTTCCTATCAGGAACTTGAGGTAAAAAAAGCACAGACAAAAGAAGAGATTATCCGGGCGGAGGCCGACATGATTCTGAAAAACCTGAAAACCGGTGATTATATCGTGTTACTGGATGAAAAAGGTGAAATGCTGAGTTCGGTTGACTTTGCATCGAGCTTATCCGGTTTGTTCAGCAAAACATCAGGAAGGCTGGTTTTTATTGGCGGAGGACCTTATGGATTTTCAGAAAGCATTTATTCAAAGGCAAACTACCTGCTGAGTTTATCCAAAATGACACTCACCCATGAACTGGTCAGGATCTTTTTTCTGGAACAGCTCTACAGGGCATTTACAATTTTAAAAAATCACCCTTATCATCATTGA
- a CDS encoding OmpA family protein, which produces MMKHHKLLGIMFIFAIAALITGCGSVSSIEKANNAYDLYQFNTAVEMYKKILTKEKDKKVKAEVTLKVANCYRFMNEYSKAENYYRKVVKMPNSDPIAYYYLGEMLKRQEKYEDAIIAFKDYIREVPGDPVGETALKSAEDAIQWKKEKTRYVVEPFKIVNSKANDFALMYYRKGAFVFTSDREESTGGNLYDWTMQKHTDIYFIEPEGKSTTKYKKPALIDEDQIVNTKFNEGVVTFDSRFNTMYYTQCNDASGKGHNCRIFVIRKKGKVWGEPEVLGFCTDSFTMYGHPSLSPDGKKLYFVSDMEGGYGGLDIWMATYVKRGKTWGDPVNLGPVINTTGDEMFPFAYTNDRLYFSSNGHPGMGGLDIFYSDKVDDVWTKPVNMKSPVNSGGDDFAVIVEKGGTIAKGYRGYFSSNRPGSKGDDIYQFYMTPLEYTLSGTVFNLKTKEVIPDATVTLTINDTFRVAVKTDASGGYKFQLAPENEYSVDAFKKFFFDSEIKYVSTVGLEFSEDFVRDLYLDPFLPVDVELQGIYYDLDKYTLRPESMVVLDSLYNIMMKHPYIVIEIGSHTDCRASVEYNQKLSENRAKAVTDYLEYRGIPPDRMQAIGYGESQIANGCTCEGNEGPGLDCTEEQHQQNRRTTFRIIRTDYVYPDEYKDRLDQYQREHQLGDYAPAKTMPKEQRKRYEEQENQQEQEPEDE; this is translated from the coding sequence ATGATGAAGCATCATAAATTGTTGGGCATCATGTTTATTTTTGCCATAGCTGCTTTAATAACGGGTTGTGGCTCGGTTTCATCCATTGAGAAAGCCAATAATGCCTACGACTTGTATCAGTTTAATACGGCAGTTGAGATGTACAAGAAAATATTGACCAAGGAGAAAGATAAAAAGGTCAAAGCTGAAGTTACCCTCAAAGTTGCCAATTGCTACCGGTTTATGAACGAATATTCCAAGGCAGAAAATTATTACAGAAAGGTAGTAAAAATGCCCAACAGTGATCCCATTGCATATTATTATCTGGGCGAAATGCTGAAACGTCAGGAAAAATACGAAGATGCCATTATCGCTTTCAAAGATTACATCCGTGAAGTGCCGGGTGATCCGGTAGGTGAAACAGCCCTGAAATCGGCTGAAGATGCTATTCAATGGAAAAAGGAAAAAACCCGCTATGTAGTCGAACCCTTTAAAATTGTTAACAGTAAAGCAAATGATTTTGCGCTGATGTATTACAGAAAAGGGGCTTTTGTTTTTACCTCCGATCGTGAAGAATCAACAGGCGGAAACCTTTATGACTGGACCATGCAGAAACATACAGATATTTATTTTATCGAACCGGAAGGAAAAAGCACTACCAAATATAAAAAACCTGCACTTATTGATGAAGATCAGATAGTTAACACAAAATTCAATGAAGGAGTGGTAACGTTTGACAGCAGGTTCAATACAATGTATTATACACAGTGTAACGATGCCAGCGGAAAAGGTCATAACTGCCGTATTTTCGTTATCAGGAAAAAAGGTAAAGTGTGGGGAGAACCGGAAGTGCTGGGCTTTTGTACAGATTCCTTCACTATGTATGGGCATCCTTCCTTAAGTCCTGACGGGAAAAAACTCTATTTTGTCAGCGACATGGAAGGCGGTTATGGCGGACTTGACATCTGGATGGCTACTTACGTGAAAAGGGGGAAAACATGGGGTGATCCGGTTAACTTAGGCCCGGTCATCAATACAACGGGAGACGAAATGTTTCCTTTTGCCTATACAAACGACAGACTTTATTTCTCTTCAAACGGACATCCCGGCATGGGCGGACTTGATATTTTTTATTCTGATAAAGTGGATGATGTTTGGACAAAACCAGTCAACATGAAATCACCTGTCAATTCAGGAGGAGATGATTTTGCAGTAATTGTTGAAAAAGGTGGCACCATTGCCAAGGGTTACAGAGGATATTTTTCCTCTAACCGTCCGGGAAGCAAGGGAGATGATATTTACCAGTTCTATATGACACCACTGGAATATACCCTCAGTGGTACAGTCTTTAATCTGAAAACAAAAGAAGTTATTCCGGATGCAACTGTTACCCTTACTATAAATGATACATTCAGGGTGGCGGTGAAAACAGATGCCTCCGGAGGATATAAATTCCAGCTGGCTCCTGAAAATGAATATTCAGTGGATGCTTTCAAGAAGTTTTTCTTCGACTCTGAAATTAAATATGTTTCCACTGTCGGACTTGAATTTTCTGAAGATTTTGTCAGGGATTTGTATCTCGACCCATTTCTGCCCGTTGATGTTGAGTTGCAGGGTATTTATTACGATCTGGACAAATATACCTTACGTCCTGAATCGATGGTTGTGCTGGATTCCCTGTACAATATCATGATGAAGCATCCTTATATCGTGATTGAAATCGGCTCACATACCGACTGTCGTGCTTCTGTGGAATATAACCAGAAACTCTCGGAAAACAGGGCAAAAGCCGTTACCGACTATCTCGAATACAGGGGAATTCCTCCCGACAGAATGCAGGCCATCGGATATGGTGAAAGCCAGATTGCCAACGGATGTACCTGCGAAGGAAACGAAGGGCCCGGCCTTGACTGTACCGAAGAGCAGCATCAGCAAAACCGCAGAACCACTTTCCGCATTATCCGGACGGATTATGTTTATCCGGATGAATACAAAGACAGGTTGGATCAATATCAGCGGGAACACCAGTTAGGCGATTATGCACCGGCCAAGACCATGCCCAAAGAGCAGAGAAAACGCTATGAAGAGCAGGAAAATCAGCAGGAGCAGGAACCGGAGGATGAATAA
- the map gene encoding type I methionyl aminopeptidase: MGKIIIKTPEQIEGIRKSCRLAAQSLKFIAPFVQEGVSTAYLNKLIDEFIRDHHAIPATLNYNGFPSSCCISPNEVVCHGIPDEKTVLKSGDIVNIDVTTILNGYYGDTSTMFTIGEIDEKAQSLLTITKKCLDLGISVCKPGNLTGLIGYEISKYARSRGCGVVYEFCGHGVGLQFHEPPEIPHSAERNTGVEMRPGMTFTIEPMINQGKARTVIDKKDGWTVRTIDRKLSAQYEHTILITDTGCEVLTDIDGEYSR; the protein is encoded by the coding sequence ATGGGAAAAATAATCATTAAAACACCGGAACAGATTGAAGGAATCCGGAAAAGCTGTCGTCTGGCTGCACAATCCTTAAAGTTCATTGCACCTTTTGTTCAGGAAGGTGTGTCAACTGCTTATCTCAATAAACTGATAGATGAGTTTATACGCGACCATCATGCAATTCCTGCCACCCTGAATTACAATGGATTTCCGAGTTCCTGCTGTATTTCTCCCAATGAAGTGGTTTGCCATGGAATACCTGATGAAAAAACGGTGTTAAAGTCGGGAGATATTGTCAATATTGATGTTACGACCATTTTAAACGGCTATTACGGAGATACCAGCACCATGTTTACGATTGGTGAAATTGATGAAAAAGCCCAATCCTTGCTAACGATTACCAAAAAATGCCTTGACCTGGGCATTTCCGTATGCAAGCCGGGCAATCTGACCGGACTTATCGGGTACGAGATTTCAAAATATGCCAGGTCGAGGGGATGCGGAGTGGTATATGAGTTTTGCGGCCATGGAGTTGGCCTGCAGTTTCATGAACCACCGGAAATACCACATTCTGCCGAGAGAAATACCGGTGTTGAAATGCGGCCGGGGATGACTTTTACCATTGAACCCATGATCAATCAGGGAAAAGCACGTACGGTCATCGACAAGAAGGATGGCTGGACGGTGAGAACCATTGACAGAAAGTTGTCTGCACAGTACGAGCACACCATTCTGATTACAGATACCGGCTGTGAGGTACTTACAGATATTGACGGTGAATATTCCCGCTAA
- a CDS encoding YbjQ family protein, translated as MIITSIPNIPGREIGEVLGIARGNTVRARNIGRDIVAGLKNVVGGEISEYTKLIADAREEALQRMMKDAQRLGADAVVNVRFTTSMLMAGSAEILAYGTAVKLK; from the coding sequence ATGATTATCACAAGCATTCCGAATATTCCCGGCAGGGAAATAGGAGAAGTATTGGGCATTGCCAGAGGCAATACAGTCAGGGCGCGAAATATCGGAAGAGATATCGTTGCCGGGCTTAAAAACGTAGTAGGCGGGGAAATTTCAGAATATACCAAACTGATAGCCGATGCACGCGAAGAGGCGCTCCAGCGTATGATGAAGGATGCACAAAGGCTTGGCGCTGATGCTGTCGTCAATGTCAGGTTTACTACCTCCATGCTGATGGCTGGTAGTGCGGAAATTCTGGCTTATGGCACTGCTGTAAAATTGAAATAA